Proteins from one Antennarius striatus isolate MH-2024 chromosome 12, ASM4005453v1, whole genome shotgun sequence genomic window:
- the dynlt3 gene encoding dynein light chain Tctex-type 3: MEDYNSGEEVVFNADEASASVKECIEGVIGGSEYNQSKVNQWTASVVEHSLTHLVKQGRPFKYIVNCTIMQKSGAGLHTANSCYWDTNTDGSCTVRWENRTMYCVVSVFAVAVAL; the protein is encoded by the exons ATGGAGGACTATAATTCTGGAGAAgag GTTGTCTTCAATGCTGATGAGGCTAGTGCCTCAGTTAAAGAG tGTATCGAAGGTGTTATTGGCGGATCAGAGTATAATCAGAGTAAAGTGAACCAGTGGACAGCCAGTGTAGTTGAGCATTCTTTGACTCACCTGGTGAAACAAGGACGACCATTCAAATACATCG TAAACTGTACGATCATGCAGAAGAGTGGCGCTGGTCTCCACACAGCCAACTCCTGTTACTGGGACACCAACACTGATG GAAGCTGCACTGTGAGGTGGGAGAATCGCACCATGTACTGTGTAGTCAGTGTGTTTGCCGTGGCTGTGGCTCTGTGA